A region of the Kribbella sp. NBC_01245 genome:
CGTTCGGATCACCCCACTTGAACATGCCGAAGTTGAAGTTGCGCGGGAATCGGCCCGCGTGCTCGAGGATGTCGACTTCCGCGGACTGGCTCGGGGTGTCCTGTTTGCCGATCACCCAGAAGGCGGTGTGCAGGCCGCTTCGAGCGGAGCTCTTCGCGCGAATCTCGAAGTAGCCGTACTTGGCCGTGTACTTCATCACCGTCGGAATCGAGTGATCGTAAGCATTGTTCTTGTGCAGGCCCGTCCGCTGCCCTGTCTGCAGGCTGGACACCTTCATCGGGTTGTTGGAGTAATAGGTCGGCTGGTTGTTGTCGATTCGCAGCACCAGGGCGTTGTTGCGGAATCCGTACCGGGCCCTGGATCGCCATTCCGGCGTTCGCGATTCGAGGTAGTTGGTGATCCACAGGTTGCGGTCCAGGCTGCCGTTGAACTCGTCGTTCCGGTCGAGGATCCAGCCGGGCTTCTGGAGCGGATTCGGGGGTTGATCGGCAGCTTCGGCCGCGTGGGTGGTGCCGACCGTCGCGGCGGCCACGAGTGACCAAGCCGCGGCCAACGTGATGAGTGTTCGAAGACCTGACCGTGCGTTCTTCACGCTGCCATCTCCTTGCAGACGGGCGCACCACGGTAGGAGCGTGAAGAGGTTTCGGGCTGCCGGACAAGGGTTTTGTCAACTTTCGTCAAGTGCGGATCGTTCGCCGCTGCGCTACGTTCTGGGAACGCTCACAGCCGTTACTGATCGTGCTTTCGCCATCGCAATAACGGTAAATGAGCTATTGACACCGAACATGGCTGCATCAAGGCTGTGAACGTTCCCAACAACTCTCGCCGACGGATCCTGTCGGTCTGCCCCTGGAGGTCGGGATGAACGCTCGGATCACGCGACGCCGGTTTCTGGCCGGATCCGCATTGGCAGCGGGTGGAGTCGCGACCGGGCTCACCGGTTGCAACGCAGGCACTTCCGGCTCGTCAACGGGCGGCGGCGCCGGCGACACCGTGACGCTGACCGTGATGTACAACAACAACGAGCTGACCAAGAGCCACATCGCCGACTTCCAAAGGGCCAATCCAGGGATCCGGATCGAGTTCATTCAAAGCGATGGCACCCGGCTCAACGCGATGCTTGCCTCGGGCAACCCACCGGACTTCGTCCGGGCGACGGCGGTCGGTAGCGCGAACACCAATGCCCGTGGACTGGCCGCGGACCTCACGCCGTACCTGGAGAAGAGCCAGGTTCTGCGGGCCGATGACCTGCTGGGGGTCAACGACAGCTTCCGCTGGGACGGCAGCAAGATCGGGCAGGGACCCTGTTACGGCATCGTCAAGGACTGGAGCCAGGACGCCACTCTCTGGTACAACACGCGGCTATTCGACCAGGCCAAGGTGCCGTACCTGAACGACACCGAACCGATCGGCTACGACGAACTGCTTGCCATCGGCAAACAGTTGACGGAGCGCAGCGGCGGCAAGGCCAAGGTCTACGGCCTCGGTCTGGAGTGGGCCTGGAGTCTCTGGGCGCCGATCATGACGATGATCCTGCAGCAGGGGGAGCAGGTCTACAGCGACGACCTCACCAAGGTCGACCTGACCACGCCGGCGGCACGGCGCGCGATCGCCTGGTACGTCGACTTCGGTCGCGCGGGTGTCGGGCCTACCTCGCTGGACCCGTTGCC
Encoded here:
- a CDS encoding glycoside hydrolase family 16 protein; its protein translation is MKNARSGLRTLITLAAAWSLVAAATVGTTHAAEAADQPPNPLQKPGWILDRNDEFNGSLDRNLWITNYLESRTPEWRSRARYGFRNNALVLRIDNNQPTYYSNNPMKVSSLQTGQRTGLHKNNAYDHSIPTVMKYTAKYGYFEIRAKSSARSGLHTAFWVIGKQDTPSQSAEVDILEHAGRFPRNFNFGMFKWGDPNAQEIHHNIAVDFNISSEMHIYALEWTPTQMKLYVDNVLKKTMNVSPTYPMLFLLGIYENAGWTGPVDPSDPRPKEFVIDYFRSYRK
- a CDS encoding ABC transporter substrate-binding protein; the protein is MNARITRRRFLAGSALAAGGVATGLTGCNAGTSGSSTGGGAGDTVTLTVMYNNNELTKSHIADFQRANPGIRIEFIQSDGTRLNAMLASGNPPDFVRATAVGSANTNARGLAADLTPYLEKSQVLRADDLLGVNDSFRWDGSKIGQGPCYGIVKDWSQDATLWYNTRLFDQAKVPYLNDTEPIGYDELLAIGKQLTERSGGKAKVYGLGLEWAWSLWAPIMTMILQQGEQVYSDDLTKVDLTTPAARRAIAWYVDFGRAGVGPTSLDPLPDGADLTTFLAKRMAITQDGYWFGGNFVTEKALQSNLRMAPAPVMGDRRMSPTYAGVGAYIPAKAKHKDEAWKLMEFFMAGPPAEERAKSGWGLPALKSLLPKLPQELPYQKQAFQVAQNELKYAGPLPDSPYVTSDKCNSVIDKHIQRAIKNQATVEEACRAITDELNQQLSQGKEQIG